ATTAACAGGCACCACCAATGATTCATACTGGCTACATCTGAGAAAACAGTAGGCAAAAACAATGATCTTCAACTATAAATGAGCTCAAAAAACCTCTATCTGAGGGAGACCCTTAAACTTGATGACTTGCCCACTAAGGAGTAATTGGACTTTTGTCCTCACTTGGTGATGAGGTTTATTGTACAGAGGCACAATGGATTCCAtaaaatgcctatttttttttttttaaagagagagtgagagaggagagagagagagagaatttttaatatttattttttagttctcggcagacacaacatctttgtttgtatgtggtgctgaggatcgaacccgggccgcacgcttgccaggcgagcgcgctaccgcttgagccacatccccagccccataaaatgCCTATTAAATGTGTTTTACCAATGGTAATGTATGTACCATTATGGAATCTGGTGGAAGGCCTACCTGCAGTTTGCAGGTGGCAACCAAATTGGCCACAAGTTTGTAGAAAATCTAAATTTACAATCTGCGCTCACTTTTTTTAAGAGGGTAGTTAGAGTGAATAACCTCGACTGTGGAGGAAAAACCTTCCAAGCCTCTAACCTAATGGAGTCAGCGGGGTCCCGATCCTTCCTAGATCTCAGGAGACAACAGCTCTAGGACTCAACAGGGAAAAAGACTGTCAGCATGGGAGGGCCTTGTATCTATGAGATTCAAACAAGATAAACAGAGACAGGCTTAGAGAGAGAAATGTCTGGACAGGAATAACACGAGGGGAAAGCTAGCTGTTTTGACATAGGAAAAAAGGACTGCGAAATCCAAGTTGTCTCTGGAGAATGCAAAGAAACTTGATGCCTTCAACTCACTGAGAAGAACCCTTTTGTGAAGTAGACAATGGTACTGACAGCTCTATGCCAGTGAAATTAAAATGTCCAAAGTCTAGGATACATTTTGTCCATTCACACTTTGTTTCTGAATGCAGCCTCAGTCTTCTTCCTGATAACATGGTCCTTAGGTTTGATTGCCCCTTCTCTGCCAGCAATAGAACAattaccttttattttccttttggtgaTCCTGGGGCTTGAGCCCAGAAGTGCTTTAATACTAAGGTATAtccatggtcttgctaagttgtctacattggcctcaaacttgtgatcctcctgcatcagactcccaatagctgggattataggagtggaccaccttgcccagctattacatacttttttaaattagtgtctacTTTGATCTTCTTGGAAGAAAATAGGAGATAGAAAGAGGAAAACTGCTAATTTACCTTTGAAGCTGGTTCTgcatcaatcttttaaaaaagttttcctttAATAGGTAATACGTGGTCCTAGGACATATAGCTATATAATTGTAATGGTCTGTTTTACAATGCAGTAGTGCTTAttgatatatctatatctatatctatatcatctatatatatatatatatatacacactattgatagatatatatatattttttttcccctgaaacaCACCGATCACTTGGTGTGGAAGATTCTGGCCCACTGTGGCTgaaacatgtgctctaccacatACTTTCTGATAGTGATACGATGCCAGTGATGGTGGAAAAGCAAAGCCGGATCATCAAAACAGGATCTCATTACAGCCACAGAATTGGAGTTCAATAAACCTCATTTCAGAGCTGAGCAGACATGTGTGGAGGCCACAAAACAATGAGATGAAATGGGGAGAAATGAGAGCAGCAGGTCAGATACTGCAGCAGCACATCCATGTTACTGTGGGAATGTGAGTAAGTGAACCTGAATTCAGAAGAACTCTGCAATGGACTCTGGACAGTCTGAATCTAAACTGAGCAATTATGATGAAGTCTACAAACAGCCACCTGCCACTAAGGAACCCATAACCAGCAGAAAAGCTCCCGTCATTTGGCAGAGTTCAAGATTGCTCAACGTCAGACTCACACGCATCTGACTGTAAGGTTGACTTACCTGTTCCAGTACTGCTGTTTGCTTTTCCAGAGCTACACAAATGTCTTCATTAATTGGCTCTGAAGTTTTCATGCgtttaacattttctttgttttctgaaagcGTCCTCTTCTTTTGATTATGGCCTTGAGGAGATggaaagattagaaataaaaatattctttcttgagAAGAAAATGGGAATCCCTAATTTGGGGACACTCTAAGCAAAtggaaaaactaaaatgtaaaaaaatttttaagaaaatttgatGCATAAAAATGTTCccacaaacttgttaaaaaaaaagactattttgaTAAAGTATGGTTCTGATCTCAGATACACTCCCACTCCAGacttattacatatacatatacatatacacatataccaaCAAAAACCAGTCAAACTACATCATTTAATCCTTTGCTTAGCTAATTCAGTGATCCTACATTACTTTTACAATTAattaatgctatatattttttaacaggTGAACCtatcatttttaaacaattttaaattcatCCTTTAAATTATTACTCTgtagactagaaaaaaaatctcaaaattctataagtattttcttctatttcaacaACCAACATAAACATTCAAGTTTACTTTTGCTGTTTGAATAATTTTACAACTTAGGACTTCATTTGTTAACTATTTGgtgtttctctcctctctccacacacagacacaaggatatatatgtatgtgtgtatatgacaTTATCTATCATCTTTTACCTACCATGTAATTCACAGGCCAAGTCCATGGAAGGAAATGAGTTCACCAACAATTTTGAAAATCCACTCTTTCTAAtaaacaaaacttcaaaataacAAGAGACATGATTGAAATGAACCAAAGAACTGCCATAAGCCACATTTTGAGATTGTTTGCTCTCTCAGGAAAATGATTCCTTCCTTGTCAGGaataacttcctttttttttttggtaccagagattgaactcacaggcacttgaccactgagccacatccccagccctattttatattttgtttagatacagtgtctcattgagttgcttagtgcctcgctattgctgaggctggctttgaacttgcaatcctcctgtctcagtctcccaaactgctgggattacaggcttgagccaACTCGCCCAGCAGAACATGCCCAGCAAAAATAACTTCCTTTATATACAGCTAAAATGAATCAACTTTGGTCTAAAGCCACTTGTGTAGTTAAGACGGCCTGAACATTTTTGGATGTGCAGTGAATTACAACCTAACTTGATGTGTTGAATACTCATGTAAAAAGTACCTGTCTGGAAAGCACAAGGGGCCACCTGATGAAAACTGGACATGAGCTACAGCCAATCAGATCAGGCTGTCTCTTGCACCTCACTTCATTTTCTCTATGTTGCTCCCTTTTATTTGGCTATAAATACAACCTGTTGTGTAGTGGGAAAGAGCTTCTTGAAACATTTTTGGTCCTGACTGCTGCCTAATTCAAGAACTGGAAATAAAGCCAATTGGCAACGGCACAGCTAGATTTGTTGAAAGTCTCTTTTCACAAtactcttcctcctccccaccaaaaagAGTTCATAAACACGTTACtctgaaataattataatcatcatttactttttctttaaatatagtcTATACAAACTCACCTACTTGTATATTTGAGGTTTTAAAATccccaaagaaaaattaatttctataaaaGAGGCAAAAATATACACTTACTGTTATTACCATCAGTGTCGAGTAATGACTCCCACTTTGAGTCTGTACTTTCACAATATGAAATGCTGGAACGACAGGTTCTACTGGattcttctgttttcaaaatgttaGCAATACAGCTGGAGGAATTAACTAAATTTACCATGCAAGATGTTTTCTCAACAGGCAGAAAATGTGAGTTTGGacttaaaatgtcattttgctTCTTATCAAGTGACTCTGAATTGGAGTTTCCTTCTAAATTGGAAACCATCTTATCGATTCTCTTATCATTCAATACGTCGGGCGGGCAGCAAATAGGTTTTAGATTATAATTCTCTTCCAGTTCAAAAAAAGATCCTTTTACTTTTGTCTGATATTCAAGATGAGTTTCAGAAGTGTTCTGGGAATCTTCTGCCCTTTGTATAAACAATTTGCTGGGAGAATCTAATGTTCTTCTTGGCTTTTGGTAATGACACATAACTTGTTCATCAATATGATCCAGTCTTGTTTTTGAATCAACAATTTCTTCTACTGGTTTTACTATATTCTTAGGAACCACTATACTTTTCTGTGAGAACACTGAATTTTTGTTAGAATTGAGTGAGGAATCAACATTTTCAGAATGTTTACACTTGCTAGTTATAACCCCAGTACTTAAATTCTGACTACCACTCGGAACATTACTCCCAATTTCTGCTGTTCTCAGAGCTTCGACATTCTTAGACTTATTCAAGATCTCTACTTGCTTCCGGCAACTTGTAGGCATTGTTTTtttggcttttaatattttccgTTTACTTCTATCTGGACTTGCCATCTTTCATATCCTAGAATTTAAGATATCATATTTAAATGCATTTCTCCACTAAGtttatttacaatattaaaaatagtgtTAAAAGACTATCTCTACagatttaattaattatattttcatctgtcaatgaaaataaaaaaataatttcaatatttatttacagTCCAAAAAACAagtatgagttttctttttcttttttttttttttgagagagagagagagagagagagaattttttaatatttattttctagtttttttttttttttggcagacacaacatctttgtttgtatgtggtgctgaggatcgaacccaggccgcacacatgccaggcgagcgcgctaccgcttgagccacatccccagcccaagtatgAGTTTTCTTTAGCAACATTATAACACCCCATAAATAGAAAGAATCCACATGCCAATCAGTAGCACACTGGAATACTGATGTATAGGATAGTTGCACAGTGAAGTATAATTAACAATAACTGCTCTTTCATTATATACAATAGTATGAGTTGCAAAAGCCTAGAGTTTAAATGAGCTAGACCAGTGTGCACTGTCCAATTTCATCTTAACAAAGATCAAGAACAATTACtgtatgtgttaaaaaaaaaaaaaaaaatcaaagtgaataTCGACCAGAAAGAGAACCGGCTAGACCTCTTTAAGTTTGGGGAAAATTTGTTTGTTGATATAGGTGCAGGTTTTATGAATGTGTTCAGTTTGTGAAAATTATCAAACACAATGAGAATTTGTGTGCTTTCTTATTATGTAcaacatttaagaaaaagaaaatctgatagTTTGCTCTGAAGCGACTTAaaacatataacaaaataattgtaGACTTGGCTCTACAGCAGAATTAAACATAATCCAAAGTTATTCTTGAATGTGTATGTAATATAAAAGTAAGGTAAAATCTGGGGcagaaaattctaaattaaatgaacaaagatgcaaaaaagGATAAGgttgaaaataaggaaaaggtaGCTTTCTTTACTTCAGATAAGGATACAATCAGATGATACTGTTTCACTCTTGACCCCAATCATCAGCGAAATGCTCTCAAAGAATGCTTTTAGGAAATCTCCCCCTGCCTCacactggtgattgaacccacaggcactctatcactgagctacaaccctttttattcttacttagagacagggtttatATCTTCCAGATTATAAATTCTACTTTAAGTGGATGGCAACCCAAGAATTCCAATCCATCCACATAGCTGAGAGCAATGTCTACCTCCTTTAGATAAgtcaaaatgaaacattttacacTAAGCAGGGTCATTGTCCCATGCCAGTCTCAAGTTCCCATAGTAAATAAATCTTCACCCTCAAAAACCCTTAAGATAAAGGGATAAATGTCTGAGAGGTATGAATGGGATAGGAatttgggaataaagaaaaagatactgAGTCTCAAAGGAAACACCCATGAACCACTGAGATGCAAAAGTATCTGGGAAAAATTGCCCACCTCCCGATCCACATGCCCTTGCCCACACCCTTGTAACACAGGAAAATGCTCAAGTCCAGGGAAAACTGGCATGATATTGTGTagctccactctacatccacctCTAGTGTTGGGGTCATCACAGTGACCTCAACGACTATCTCTATAACACTGAGTTATAGAGTTGCTCTCTCCCCCTTTGGAGAGAGCAAACATTCTCTCTTGAATATCTACTCCTTGCTTTACCCTAAAGGCATATCCTGAGACTGCCCTCATTCTCACTTGAATATAgatctactttcctaaataaacagtTGTCTATGcctttataaacaaataaatgaatgtataaatacataaatgtcaCTATTGTattaaataatagagaaaataacataagaacaattgaaaaaagtaaaacaataacaGTGAATAAAACTCAGAAGGCatagaaatcaaagataaagatTTTGTCATTTCTAATAAATGTAAATGGGTTAAATTCTACTAAAAAACATGAGGTTAAAGTATTCATATTGTTTACAAAAGACAGCTAAAAAAGCAAactgataaaaatgttaaaaggtaaaaggatgggTAATATTAATATTCAGcagataaaaaattaattaatattactttatgtttttaaaatttaaatgaatggtGAAGCTGAatcagtggcacacatctgtaatcccagcaactcagaaggctaaggtgGGAGGACCACAAATTTGCAGCCAGCCTCAGTCATTCTGATGCAGGACAGATAGGGCTggatgtgggagaccaaccttgcacgtgactgagtcatactccccagctgggtgctgaggcgctcagtcacagaaatgtggcagagcttcccccacccttcttgggttcgagggtgcatgggtgtgtcttgctacagccccatgggtggagctaggCTCACCTGTCCCTTTGTAacataaccccttgccctgtttaggatagaatcttccatggaagtgccttgtgtgtgtcccctccccttactctgcccttgggtgtggcctacccaggtgtcagtcaactgctgacagtggacatcatgaagatagactcagccccctgaaacctgaccccttgcctcatttaaatagcttctcctcaataaaaggggtcagcgcgtgctctcgctcACTCTCTTCcttcggacccttaaggtcagaggagccgtcatagcaaccccaaagaaaaaggtatttgtgtctcttgtgtggttatttcgtgcagcccggttagcccagtttacctggagtgacccctgagccttttaatcgagagaacagaaacccagcagctGGATACCCAAGGAATTTTCAAGAAGCAGGCTTAATTATGCTGCAGTGTTCCAGTGGGGCTGCTGCCAAAAAAATCTATGGACCCAGAGTCTGGAAATTCTTTGACATTTATACTTAGGGGGTGGTTACATAACAGCGACCCTTTGTTCCATATTCTTCGATTGGACAGAGGTTTCACAAATTTCTACCAAGGAAAATAGAAAGGGAAAGCTTTtacaaaaaagagaaagcttCAATCCACAATGAGTTCTCTacaagttttgtttttggtttaatAATCTTGCTTACAAGGAGAGAAACTTGTTATGATTGTGGTAGGGGTCTTCTGGACTACATtaatttagcaaggtcctcagctatctagtgagatactgtctcaaagaAGGGCTGGGACGTAGCTCAGggctaaagcacccctggattcaattcccgatatcaaaacaaaaacaaacagaatacaGCAAAACAATTGCACACCTAAggggaaaaatgaaactagatccctgcCTCTTTCTACATGCTAAAATGAATTCTTAGATGATTAAGACAAACCTCttaaacttgaagaaaaaaatataggaaatttatCTTTTACACCAAGTACCACAGGAAAAGTATCCTGATTCCAAAGATCTCTGAAAATGTGCCTTATGTGACAGCAAAGGATTTAAGCTGGCTGAAAAGAATCAGAAATTCTGGTGATGCACAAAATTAGACCAACTAGTTGCTTTTTATTCTCCCAGAAATAAGCAGAATTTTACTAAATGTTATGTAACAGTTACCAATATTTACATTCCCTATGCTTTTACTGGCAGTTTTACTATCTTCTGTAAGCAATCTCCTGCACAAAATTTTCCAAGTGAATTACCTCTCTCCTCAATACCCTAAATTTGATCAACTATCAATTATAAACACATTAATGATTAGTTTTTTCACATTGTTTGTGAACTTTGGCCTAACTATAAGTTAAGCAGACATTCTGCATTACtatatatttttgtcattgcACAGCCATGATATATAGCAACATAACCTAAGATAAACCAGATCAGTAAGTGCTTCTGTACTTCACAGGTCATCATATGGTAAGAAAAACAAGCATTGAGAGGAAGAGAGATAGAGAATAAATTTGACAATACTGAAGTTAGGAAGAGCAAAGAGAAACCAAAAATGCACAGAGATACCTGTAATTCCTGTTCATTaagtattgtttaaaaataaatgagagggctggggatgtggctcaagcggtagcgcgctcgcctggcatgcgtgccgcccgggtttgatcctcagcaccacataccaacaaagatgttgtgtccgccgagaactaaaaaaaaaaataaatattaaaaagattctctcactctctctttaaaaaaaaataaaataaaataaaaaataaatgagagagctGGGAGTGGggggttgctcagtggtaaagtacttgcctaatgtgtgagtcctagggtggggtgagggggtgtggtggtgcttgcctgaaatcccagcaacacagtaggctgaaacaggagggtcaaaagtttgaggccagaattggcaactcagtaagacctgtctcaaaataaaataaaaagggctggggatgtagtccagAGCTTttctagcatgtgctaggccttGGGTTAATCTGTTTGCTAACCAATCAAATAATGAGAAAAGACAACTCAAGATAAAATGAACAAGACATAGCAGAAagttttatagaaatagaaacatatatagacaaaaaataaatgaagacatgcCATGAACTAGGGAAAGGCAAATTAAGACCGATATAATTCTATATCCAAATAGGTAAACTGGTAAAACCCAATACGGTTAATACTGAAGCTCAAGAGGGTATGGATCAGTGGTAATTCTTAAAAGAGattctttaaagagagagtgagagaggggcgaggacagagagagagaattttaatatttatttattttttcttagttctcggcggacacaacatcttcgtttgtatgtggtgctgaggatccaacccgggccgcacgcacgctaggcgagtgcactaccgcttgagccacatccccagcccccagtggtAATTCTTACACATTGTTTTTTACGGTGTGAACTGGAGAAAAACtaattcagaaaacaatttggctATCTTAAAAAGTTGAGCACTGTATACCTTATTGATACCCAACAACCCACAACAAAAGCTTATACTTATGTACCTTAACACAAAAATGTTCAGTTGGGagtggtgttgcacacctgtaatcccagcaactcaggaagctgaggcaggagaatcatgagttggaggtcagcctgggcaacttagcaagaccctgtctcaaaaaataaaaagggatggggggtagctcagaggcagaatgcccctaggttcaatccccattactatAAAgggcaaa
The sequence above is drawn from the Urocitellus parryii isolate mUroPar1 chromosome 9, mUroPar1.hap1, whole genome shotgun sequence genome and encodes:
- the Atf7ip2 gene encoding activating transcription factor 7-interacting protein 2 isoform X2; its protein translation is MASPDRSKRKILKAKKTMPTSCRKQVEILNKSKNVEALRTAEIGSNVPSGSQNLSTGVITSKCKHSENVDSSLNSNKNSVFSQKSIVVPKNIVKPVEEIVDSKTRLDHIDEQVMCHYQKPRRTLDSPSKLFIQRAEDSQNTSETHLEYQTKVKGSFFELEENYNLKPICCPPDVLNDKRIDKMVSNLEGNSNSESLDKKQNDILSPNSHFLPVEKTSCMVNLVNSSSCIANILKTEESSRTCRSSISYCESTDSKWESLLDTDGNNSHNQKKRTLSENKENVKRMKTSEPINEDICVALEKQTAVLEQVRHLIRHEICSVNHKLFDKKLKELNERIGKMQCRNKHEATADELFAKIARLQRRIKTVLLSQRKGLEPNTLSSNIACQITNSETMNFGRNQESINNPNERVTSVNSESSNPLKKANENINLSPDCVEFVSESNNDDVMLISVESPNLTTPVTSNPTDIRKTASRNFNNSPNTTPEVRKFQHLPGSHLRKLL